From Clostridia bacterium, the proteins below share one genomic window:
- a CDS encoding DUF971 domain-containing protein translates to MSPNAEPKSVKVNKTAGTGMEIEWKDGHRSVFSFPYLRDACPCALCDDERGKDGREPGDPLKPVAGQLPMFKALARPTEVEPVGKYAIRFTWNDGHQHGIYSWDFLRDVCPCAECKARRDSVKGLAQDMKTHDSERKPN, encoded by the coding sequence ATGTCCCCGAATGCAGAACCCAAATCGGTGAAGGTGAACAAAACCGCCGGCACCGGCATGGAGATCGAATGGAAGGATGGGCACCGGAGCGTTTTCTCGTTTCCGTACCTCCGCGACGCCTGTCCATGCGCGTTGTGTGACGATGAGCGTGGCAAAGACGGACGCGAACCGGGCGATCCGCTCAAGCCCGTGGCTGGACAGTTGCCAATGTTCAAGGCGTTGGCGCGTCCGACGGAAGTCGAGCCGGTCGGCAAGTACGCCATTCGCTTCACATGGAACGACGGCCACCAGCACGGTATCTACTCATGGGATTTCCTGCGCGACGTTTGTCCGTGCGCTGAGTGCAAAGCGCGACGCGATTCCGTGAAGGGCCTGGCCCAGGACATGAAGACACACGACAGCGAGCGCAAGCCGAATTAG